In Juglans regia cultivar Chandler chromosome 5, Walnut 2.0, whole genome shotgun sequence, the following are encoded in one genomic region:
- the LOC108990765 gene encoding vesicle-associated protein 1-3-like — translation MGTGDLVSVHPTELKFQFELKKQSSCSLQLTNKTDKYVAFKVKTTNPKKYCVRPNAGIVLPQSTCNVTVTMQAPKELPPDLQCKDKFLLQSVVAADGATTKDITQDMFSKEDGKAVKEFKLRVIYIPANPPSPVPEGSEEGSPPRASVLENGHQNMSLFDSVSRSLEDPKEKSSEAWSMISKLTEEKTLALQQNQKLHQELDLMKKQMSKSGAGGFSLLIAMLVGLLGILVGYLLN, via the exons ATGGGTACTGGGGATCTTGTAAGCGTTCACCCTACAGAACTCAAATTCCAGT ttgaattgaagaAACAAAGTTCATGTTCTTTGCAACTGACCAAtaaaacagataaatatgtgGCGTTCAAG GTCAAAACAACAAACCCCAAAAAATATTGTGTCCGTCCCAATGCTGGTATTGTTTTGCCCCAAAGCACATGCAATGTTACAG TAACAATGCAAGCTCCGAAAGAGTTACCCCCTGATTTGCAGTGCAAGGACAAATTTCTCCTCCAAAGTGTTGTTGCAGCAGATGGTGCAACTACAAAAGACATTACTCAGGATATG TTTAGCAAAGAGGATGGCAAGGCTGTCAAAGAGTTCAAGTTGAGGGTCATTTACATTCCTGCAAATCCCCCATCACCTGTCCCTGAAGGATCTGAAGAAGGTTCTCCTCCCAGGGCATCGGTGCTTGAGAATGGGCATCAAAATATGTCATTATTTGATTCt GTATCAAGATCTTTAGAGGATCCTAAAGAGAAGTCTTCAGAG GCATGGTCTATGATTTCTAAGTTGACTGAGGAGAAAACTTTGGCTTTGCAACAAAATCAGAAATTACATCAAGAACTG GATCTGATGAAAAAACAAATGAGCAAAAGTGGTGCTGGTGGCTTCTCTTTATTAATTGCGATGCTGGTTGGTCTCCTTGGCATCCTGGTTGGTTACCTTCTCAATTAA